One Bacteroidales bacterium DNA window includes the following coding sequences:
- a CDS encoding T9SS type A sorting domain-containing protein: protein MKKNLLFIAIAVLFLSFNSYSQGNSVESCNKSNQADISSQKPNSHQALGTKAMWNIAFTFKTPAATHAGIETDGINFYTSSWKYDEFFRYTMDGTVVDTFTIAGVSRIRDLTYDGTYFYGSDATTTKTIYIMDLANETLIGTIPVTCTGVSAVRHIAYDPTLDGGNGGFWIGDWNELGAVSMAGTELVASTVTLNGCFGMAYDPHSDPANPCLWLFQQEGGFKSVFSQFDINTMSMTSVTHDCSDVPDYNEGKAGGACLYTSGGVAYLVGNIQQDPNLIVVYKLATDCSTPISTLPYIENFEDGFPPTCWTFINTHTNPESNWHIINNVGNPGDALETYWNDNNLMDEWAISPEFDLSGISGNIVLSFDFYMNYLWQVEENGSDVMVKVTTDGGNTWTQIWREEDYGTFNSYTWYTASIPFNAYAGKPSVKFAFQYLGNDGDIVKIDNVKLSGGTSINENAANQISVYPNPANEYVKVYTSELSNITITNLRGSIVYAGQVNNNDIISTEKFESGLYIVTIETKDNISRTKLIIN, encoded by the coding sequence ATGAAAAAAAATCTACTTTTTATTGCAATTGCAGTATTATTTCTAAGCTTTAATTCATACTCTCAGGGGAATAGTGTTGAGAGTTGTAATAAGTCAAATCAGGCTGATATAAGCAGTCAAAAACCTAATTCACATCAAGCTTTAGGTACCAAAGCAATGTGGAATATTGCATTTACTTTTAAAACACCAGCAGCAACTCATGCGGGTATAGAAACTGATGGTATAAATTTTTATACTTCTTCATGGAAGTATGATGAATTTTTCCGTTATACTATGGATGGAACAGTTGTTGATACATTTACTATTGCAGGTGTAAGTAGAATTAGAGATTTGACTTATGATGGTACCTATTTTTATGGTTCTGATGCTACTACTACAAAGACTATTTATATTATGGATTTAGCTAATGAAACTCTTATAGGAACAATACCAGTTACTTGTACAGGTGTTTCAGCAGTAAGGCATATTGCGTATGATCCAACTTTAGATGGTGGTAATGGCGGGTTTTGGATTGGAGACTGGAATGAGTTAGGAGCAGTAAGTATGGCGGGTACAGAATTGGTAGCTTCTACAGTTACACTGAATGGTTGTTTTGGAATGGCTTATGATCCACATTCAGACCCTGCTAATCCTTGCTTATGGCTTTTTCAACAAGAAGGTGGCTTTAAATCGGTTTTTAGTCAATTTGATATAAACACAATGTCTATGACAAGTGTAACACATGATTGTTCAGATGTTCCAGACTATAATGAAGGTAAGGCTGGTGGGGCTTGTTTATATACTTCTGGCGGAGTTGCATATTTGGTTGGCAATATACAACAAGATCCAAATTTAATAGTTGTTTATAAACTTGCTACAGACTGCAGCACACCTATTTCTACTTTACCATATATTGAAAATTTTGAAGATGGTTTTCCACCAACATGTTGGACTTTTATAAATACCCATACTAATCCTGAATCCAATTGGCATATAATAAATAATGTAGGTAATCCCGGAGATGCTCTTGAAACATATTGGAATGATAATAATCTGATGGATGAATGGGCTATTAGTCCTGAATTTGATTTAAGTGGAATTAGTGGCAATATCGTATTATCATTTGATTTCTATATGAACTATTTGTGGCAAGTTGAAGAAAATGGAAGTGATGTAATGGTGAAAGTTACAACAGATGGAGGTAATACATGGACTCAAATTTGGCGAGAAGAAGATTATGGAACATTTAATAGTTATACTTGGTACACAGCCTCCATTCCTTTTAATGCCTATGCTGGTAAACCAAGTGTTAAGTTTGCTTTCCAATACTTGGGAAATGATGGAGACATAGTAAAAATTGATAATGTTAAACTTAGTGGCGGAACAAGCATTAACGAAAATGCAGCTAACCAAATTTCAGTTTATCCAAATCCTGCAAACGAATACGTTAAAGTTTATACAAGCGAATTGTCAAATATTACAATTACAAACCTTAGAGGTAGCATTGTTTATGCTGGACAAGTAAATAACAATGACATTATCTCAACAGAAAAATTTGAGTCTGGACTTTATATTGTAACAATAGAAACAAAAGACAATATAAGCAGAACAAAACTTATAATTAACTAA
- a CDS encoding T9SS type A sorting domain-containing protein, with protein sequence MKKTYFLLIFFLMSSFLFAQVKKNNEVTFMKSGKVTKEINSIKNGTKALIDSIHYDGEYDDAIGLVNGGEFGAYMVITGDNLITYSGLNLTDVKTYINDAAQISSIEIRLYTDTTGTPAYTQPFVPVDGWNLVNLSTPFALPATGYLVVGYHVSTPSGVYPAGIDAGPSEPNGYGDVIYINGWQNMAALGTPINWNIRAMIGGEPTGPIAKISSKKWAAGYVKVGESTSNTFTLTNIGVGTLTSSGISGISAPFTTTFNPASVSLGTGANITFDIAFTPTDENITVQTAAIATNATNLEISLSGKGFNCDNPISTFPWTEDFEYGISPCYTILDEDEDGDSWFYNTIWEAHNGTGLVSSFSWNSYVGALTPDNWLITPAFDFSDASKTYSLSYFVKGQDPNYSTEHYGIFVSTTNTDPASFTMIFDETLPAGTGTYLEKGISLDAYKGNTTVYIAFRHFNSTDIFAINIDDITVDGKVGVAENEKSFGIYPNPANDYVKVYTSELSNITITDIRGSVVYAGQVNNNDIISTKNFMSGLYIVTIETKDNISRTKLIIN encoded by the coding sequence ATGAAAAAAACTTACTTTCTTTTAATTTTCTTTCTAATGAGCAGTTTTTTATTTGCTCAAGTTAAAAAGAATAATGAGGTTACTTTTATGAAATCTGGTAAAGTAACTAAAGAAATTAATTCCATTAAAAATGGTACAAAAGCATTGATTGACTCTATTCATTATGATGGAGAATATGATGATGCCATAGGACTTGTTAACGGTGGTGAATTTGGAGCTTACATGGTAATTACAGGAGATAATCTTATCACATATTCAGGACTAAATTTGACTGATGTAAAAACATACATTAATGATGCTGCTCAGATTTCTTCAATAGAAATCAGATTATATACTGACACAACTGGAACTCCTGCATATACACAACCTTTTGTTCCTGTTGATGGATGGAATTTAGTAAATCTTAGTACACCTTTTGCATTACCTGCAACAGGCTACCTTGTTGTTGGATATCACGTTTCTACTCCTTCAGGAGTATATCCTGCGGGAATTGATGCTGGCCCATCAGAACCTAATGGCTATGGCGATGTAATATATATAAACGGATGGCAAAACATGGCTGCTTTAGGTACTCCTATTAATTGGAACATTAGAGCTATGATTGGTGGTGAACCCACAGGTCCAATTGCCAAAATTTCCTCTAAAAAATGGGCTGCCGGCTATGTAAAAGTTGGTGAATCAACATCAAATACTTTTACTTTAACAAATATAGGAGTAGGAACATTAACAAGTTCTGGTATTTCTGGCATTTCTGCTCCATTTACAACCACTTTTAATCCAGCATCAGTAAGCTTAGGAACAGGAGCAAATATTACATTTGATATTGCCTTCACTCCTACAGATGAAAATATAACTGTTCAAACAGCTGCTATAGCTACAAATGCAACCAATTTAGAAATTAGCCTAAGTGGAAAAGGGTTTAATTGTGATAATCCTATTTCTACTTTCCCATGGACAGAAGATTTTGAATATGGAATAAGTCCTTGCTATACAATTTTAGATGAAGATGAAGATGGAGATAGTTGGTTCTATAATACTATTTGGGAAGCTCATAATGGAACCGGTCTTGTATCATCTTTTTCTTGGAATAGTTATGTTGGAGCTTTAACACCAGACAACTGGTTAATTACACCTGCTTTTGATTTTAGCGATGCATCAAAAACTTATAGCCTTAGTTATTTTGTAAAAGGACAAGACCCAAATTATAGTACAGAACATTACGGTATTTTTGTATCAACAACAAATACAGACCCAGCAAGTTTCACCATGATTTTTGATGAAACATTGCCTGCAGGAACAGGAACCTATTTAGAAAAAGGTATTTCTCTAGATGCTTACAAAGGTAATACAACTGTTTATATTGCTTTCAGACACTTTAATTCAACAGACATATTTGCTATAAACATAGATGATATTACTGTAGATGGCAAAGTTGGTGTAGCAGAAAACGAAAAATCTTTTGGAATTTATCCAAATCCTGCTAACGACTACGTTAAAGTTTACACAAGCGAATTGTCAAATATTACAATTACAGATATTAGAGGTAGCGTTGTTTATGCTGGACAAGTAAATAATAATGACATTATCTCAACTAAAAACTTTATGTCTGGACTTTATATTGTAACAATAGAAACAAAAGACAATATAAGCAGAACAAAACTTATAATTAATTAG
- a CDS encoding T9SS type A sorting domain-containing protein, whose amino-acid sequence MKKTYIFLTFLLMSSFMFAQVRKSDKVTFMKSDKVTKEINTIKNGTKAWTDSIHYDGPNADAIGFDAAGEFGVYMVIPTDSLIAHTGKYLNDVKLYINEAVNVASAEIRLYTDTNGAPVYTRPFTVIDGWNSVSIASYALPTTGYLVVGYNVVVTGGFPVGCDTFPTEPNGYSDLMYLGEWFNLSSVSPINCNFNIRAMIGDLPASPMASVFAETWNANTIIGEPISATFTLTNLGGGTLTCSGISGISAPFSTDLDPASVNLATGASKTFTITFTPTNENLVTQTATIATNGGDVTIYLNGTASACSTISTFPWTESFESFLPECWSKANPDGGTGWSEIAYGTTPLPGWTSGELLTLEGGGNSAVYCTWNTGGATSNDQWLISPQIAVQENQELSYYIYSGADFKDNLDVKISTTNRDLASFTTTLLSSTQADFTLGEWKKFTISLTAYAGQNIYIAFQEHVANNSNDGGFIALDLVKVDAKASIAENETETIKIYPNPANDYVKVYTSELSNITITDLRGSVVYAGQVNNNDIISTTNFESGLYIVTIETKDNISRTKLIIN is encoded by the coding sequence ATGAAAAAAACTTACATCTTTTTAACATTCTTACTAATGAGCAGCTTTATGTTTGCTCAAGTTAGAAAAAGTGACAAAGTTACTTTTATGAAATCTGATAAAGTAACTAAAGAAATTAATACCATAAAAAATGGTACAAAAGCATGGACTGATTCTATTCATTATGATGGACCCAATGCTGATGCCATAGGATTTGATGCTGCTGGCGAATTTGGAGTATACATGGTAATTCCAACAGATTCTCTTATCGCACATACTGGAAAGTATTTAAATGATGTAAAATTATACATTAATGAAGCTGTAAATGTTGCTTCAGCTGAAATTAGATTATATACAGACACAAATGGAGCTCCTGTATATACAAGACCTTTCACAGTTATTGATGGTTGGAATTCTGTAAGCATTGCATCTTATGCTCTACCTACAACAGGCTACCTTGTTGTAGGATATAACGTTGTTGTAACCGGAGGATTTCCTGTAGGATGTGATACTTTTCCAACAGAACCTAATGGTTATAGCGACCTTATGTATTTAGGTGAATGGTTTAATCTAAGTTCAGTATCACCAATTAATTGTAACTTCAACATCAGAGCTATGATTGGTGATTTACCAGCAAGTCCCATGGCTAGCGTTTTTGCTGAAACATGGAATGCCAATACAATTATTGGTGAACCAATATCAGCTACTTTTACTTTAACAAATTTAGGAGGAGGAACATTAACATGTTCTGGTATTTCTGGCATTTCAGCTCCGTTTTCAACAGATTTAGACCCAGCATCTGTAAACTTAGCAACAGGAGCAAGTAAAACATTTACAATTACTTTTACTCCAACAAATGAAAATCTAGTTACCCAAACTGCTACTATAGCTACAAATGGAGGTGATGTAACTATTTATCTAAACGGCACAGCCTCTGCTTGTAGTACTATTTCCACTTTCCCATGGACTGAAAGTTTTGAAAGCTTCCTACCAGAATGTTGGTCAAAAGCTAACCCAGATGGTGGAACAGGATGGAGCGAAATTGCTTATGGCACTACCCCTCTTCCAGGATGGACAAGCGGAGAATTGTTAACACTTGAAGGTGGTGGCAATTCAGCAGTTTATTGCACATGGAATACAGGAGGTGCAACTTCCAATGACCAATGGCTTATTTCTCCTCAAATTGCTGTTCAAGAAAACCAAGAGCTTAGCTATTATATTTATTCAGGCGCTGATTTTAAGGATAATCTTGATGTAAAAATTTCAACAACTAACAGAGATTTAGCTAGTTTTACAACTACTCTTCTTTCAAGCACCCAGGCTGACTTTACTTTAGGTGAGTGGAAAAAATTTACAATCTCTCTTACTGCTTACGCAGGACAAAATATATATATTGCTTTTCAAGAACATGTTGCCAACAACAGTAATGATGGTGGTTTTATAGCTCTTGATCTTGTTAAAGTTGATGCTAAAGCTTCAATAGCTGAAAATGAAACTGAAACTATCAAAATTTATCCAAATCCTGCAAATGACTACGTTAAAGTTTACACAAGCGAATTGTCAAATATAACAATTACAGACCTTAGAGGTAGCGTTGTTTATGCTGGACAAGTAAATAATAATGACATTATCTCAACAACAAACTTTGAGTCTGGACTTTATATTGTAACAATTGAAACAAAAGACAATATAAGCAGAACAAAACTTATAATTAACTAA